tcaaaaagaaataaatacaatGATATTACTACACTAcaagtttcatctaaatgttaatatctcTTTTTCAGCTAtgaatcaatagaatatagtAATGAAACACTAAAGTCAGGAACTGAaatttagcatctacaagctaattaaATCACATCGTTGAACTTCTAATAAGATATAGGTAAACCCAGACGAATAAGATTAGTATCTACTTCTGATTCTCTAACAATAAATGACTATATTTCAAGATCTCTAGTCTATTTACCATGGCTTTGCTAAATATCTACAAGGAATGTTCCTGTTTACCATTTCAATACTTTCCTAATATGTCCTTAAAGGTTGTTTTTAGTTCAACCAGCCTGCTGGTTGCTTAACCCTCATTGGCTCAATGTGACAGAACCAACTCAGTGCTCCCATTGGAGCCTGTTAGTAGAATAGTTTTGAAAGATCTTCATGATCCGTTTATGAATCTCTTTGTTTTTTACGCTGTATACAATGGGATTGAGcaccggggggaggaggaggtggagataaGACAGAAGAATTTGACTCTGAGGAAGAGCCTTTTTCTCGAACCTGTGAATCATAGACAAACTGATCAGCGGGGTGTAGAAAAGCATGGTTGCACATATGTGGGAGACACAGGTGTTCAGAGCCTTGAGACGTTCTTGCCAGGATGTGATACTCTGCACAGTCTTAAAGATCATGATGTAAGACAAAACTATGAGCACTGAGTCTAATCCCAAAGAAGAAAGGACGATAAACAAACCATAGAAGCTGCTGGGCGTAGTATCTGCACAGGCCATCTTCATAACATCTGGATGCAAACAATACGAATAAGAGAGAGGTTGGATCTTGCTGTACGGCAACCTCTTGAGAAGAATGACAGCAGGGATATGCAGACCACTACCTCTGATTATTATCGCCAGCCCTATGTTTCCTATCCTTGCACTGGTTAAAGTCGAAGCATATCTCAGTGGGTGGCGTATTGCAACAAAGCGGTCAAATGCCATGGCTAATAGTACAGAGGATTCCATGACGGAAAAAGTGTGAATAAAGAAAAGTTGGGTCAGACAGACATCAACGCCAATTTCTCTGGTGTTAAACATGAAGACACTGAGTATTGTTGGCAAGGTGGAAACAGATAAACCAAGGTCGGTGACAGATAACATAGAAAGGAACAAGTACATGGGCTGATGGAGATTCTGCTGTGTCTTGATCACAAACAGAATCAGACTATTTCCTAAAATTGCAATGAGGTACATGGAACAAAAAGGGATGGAGATCCAGGGGCCATCAGCTTCCAGCCCTGGAATTCCTGCCAGGAGAAATGTTGCTGGACTGATGTTCGTTTTGT
The Emys orbicularis isolate rEmyOrb1 chromosome 1, rEmyOrb1.hap1, whole genome shotgun sequence DNA segment above includes these coding regions:
- the LOC135873503 gene encoding olfactory receptor 51G2-like, whose translation is MPTCNKTNISPATFLLAGIPGLEADGPWISIPFCSMYLIAILGNSLILFVIKTQQNLHQPMYLFLSMLSVTDLGLSVSTLPTILSVFMFNTREIGVDVCLTQLFFIHTFSVMESSVLLAMAFDRFVAIRHPLRYASTLTSARIGNIGLAIIIRGSGLHIPAVILLKRLPYSKIQPLSYSYCLHPDVMKMACADTTPSSFYGLFIVLSSLGLDSVLIVLSYIMIFKTVQSITSWQERLKALNTCVSHICATMLFYTPLISLSMIHRFEKKALPQSQILLSYLHLLLPPVLNPIVYSVKNKEIHKRIMKIFQNYSTNRLQWEH